One segment of Salvia splendens isolate huo1 chromosome 20, SspV2, whole genome shotgun sequence DNA contains the following:
- the LOC121782534 gene encoding homeobox protein ATH1-like, whose amino-acid sequence MQTDATTGPHAPVAADGSLMHSALSSPSYSDLVNQHIQTHIMAGIPLPPAFGEDTVTLGCVGDGLWTTGKYIEGTTSNPSGSYTFQSPHACVNPTFEPGFGDFNGCMPSPIMMNEWMLMEHERLNPNPVPSRFNKELSLSLAMSHPRVGGGSELSSTGVSSYSSLHVGSDNTSCSSSNATQLSGSRFFQPMQEILAEFACYALENCDGTSLGCSDRLEHDSASHNNNNEFKKRHLMSLLQLVDDQYNQCIDEIHTVVSAFHAVTELDPNLHARFTLPTVSAIYRGLRERTSSHILAMGAARRDEGENSSCETTFMQKQWALQQLKKRDHQLWKPQRGLPERSISVLRAWMFQNFLHPYPKDAEKHLLALKSGLTRSQVSNWFINARVRLWKPMIEEMYAEMNRRKAPRNQEDASGIVHGKLLRFDSRRFDVD is encoded by the exons ATGCAAACAGATGCTACAACGGGGCCACATGCCCCCGTTGCAGCAGATGGGAGCTTGATGCACTCGGCATTGAGCTCCCCCAGTTACTCGGATTTAGTAAACCAGCATATTCAAACCCATATCATGGCGGGAATTCCCCTGCCCCCGGCCTTCGGGGAGGACACGGTCACCTTAGGCTGTGTCGGGGACGGGCTTTGGACCACCGGGAAGTACATTGAGGGGACTACTAGCAATCCTAGTGGCTCTTACACCTTTCAATCCCCCCATGCTTGTGTGAATCCGACGTTTGAGCCCGGGTTTGGAGACTTCAACGGATGCATGCCTAGCCCGATAATGATGAATGAGTGGATGTTGATGGAGCACGAGAGGCTCAACCCTAATCCCGTGCCTTCTCGTTTCAACAAGGAGCTTTCGTTGAGCCTTGCAATGTCTCATCCCCGCGTAGGAGGGGGCTCTGAGCTGAGCTCCACGGGCGTGAGCAGCTACTCGTCGTTGCACGTTGGGTCAGACAACACGTCGTGCAGCAGCAGCAATGCAACGCAGCTGTCTGGATCCCGTTTCTTCCAGCCAATGCAGGAGATACTTGCTGAGTTCGCCTGCTACGCGCTTGAAAACTGCGATGGAACGAGCCTTGGCTGCTCGGACCGGCTTGAACACGACTCCGCCTCTCACAACAACAACAATGAATTCAAGAAAAGGCATCTAATGTCTTTACTTCAACTG GTCGATGATCAATACAACCAATGCATAGACGAAATCCACACGGTCGTCTCTGCATTCCACGCTGTGACCGAGCTGGACCCTAACCTACACGCCCGGTTCACCCTCCCCACGGTCTCTGCCATTTACAGAGGCCTCCGGGAGAGGACCAGCAGCCACATCTTGGCAATGGGAGCAGCACGACGCGATGAAGGAGAAAACAGTTCGTGCGAGACAACCTTCATGCAGAAGCAGTGGGCACTCCAGCAGCTCAAGAAGAGGGATCACCAGCTCTGGAAGCCTCAGAGAGGCCTCCCCGAGAGATCCATCTCCGTGCTCAGGGCATGGATGTTCCAGAACTTTCTACACCC GTATCCGAAAGATGCAGAGAAGCACTTGCTAGCATTGAAAAGTGGCCTAACAAGGAGCCAG GTATCGAATTGGTTTATAAATGCCCGCGTTCGCCTCTGGAAGCCGATGATAGAGGAAATGTATGCAGAGATGAACAGAAGGAAGGCTCCAAGAAACCAAGAAGATGCCAGTGGCATCGTCCACGGGAAGCTTCTACGATTTGATAGCAGAAGATTCGATGTGGATTAA